In the genome of Perca flavescens isolate YP-PL-M2 chromosome 21, PFLA_1.0, whole genome shotgun sequence, the window CCTATGCcgtccattttggattgaaagatggaggcggttcccggcctcccagccaatcaaatgacacatcactgaaaagcccaggatgtcctctggacagtacagcaggaattaagagacttgcacaaacgattccaaggagaggaatgaaactcaaatgtccactacagtggacataagtcaatgggctgggtctcaggaggataagtaataaataatactgagacgctgtgtgtgtgtgtgtgtgtgtgtgtgtgtgtgtgtgtgtgtgtgtgtgtgtgtgtgtgtgtgagacagtagGTTACCTTGGCTTTACTGTAGATGTTGTGTCCGATGATTCTCGTGCTGTCGAACATGTCGTCTCCCGGTCCAAACGCCTTACACATCTTagtctgacagacacacacacacacacacacacacacacacacacacacacacacacacacacacacacacacacacagaaagtgtgtgtgtgtgtgtgtgtgtgtgtgtgtgtgtgtgtgtgtgtgtgtgtgtgtgtgtgtgtctgtgtgtgtgtgtgtgtgtgtgtgtgtgtgtctgtgtctgtgtgtgtgagagagagagtgtgtgtgtgtgtgtgtgtgtgtgtgtgtgtgtgtgtttctgtgtctgtgtgtgtgtgagagagagtgtgtgtgtgtgtgtgtgtgtgtgtgtgtgtgtgtgtgtgtttctgtgtctgtgtgtgtgagagagagtctgtgtgtgtgtgtgtgtgtgtgtgtgtgtgtgtttctgtgtgtgtgtgtgtgagagagagagtctgtgtgtgtgtgtgtgtgtttgtgtgtgtatatgtgtagttACCCCTCCAACAGGACAGGAGCTGTTCAGGTAGTCACAGGGCAGTCCGGTGTTTGCACAGTGAGGCCCTTTAGTGTTCGGACTGACATCACCAAGGTTACTGGAGGAAAAGCCAGCAACGAAGTCtccctgaaaacacacaaacacacacacacacacacacacacacacacacacacacagactcacacatacatacacacacacagacacacacacacacacaggccactCAAGACAATGTTTGGGATTCCACCAGCTCTCCGCTCACAACAAAATTTGGCAGATTTGGCGagtttgagactcagaaatcccCCCACATAACCAGAGAGTTtgaatattcaggctgtgaaacggaaaaagggagttttttcttgtcactgtcgcaatagccactgctaatgcttgctcttgagggaattactgtaattgttggggttttggaatttatagagtgtggtctagacctactctatctgtaaagtgtctcgagataacttttgttatgatttgatactataaataaaattgaattgaattgaattgaaacaggttgttgttttaaaaatgtaatccttgttttgcttgattagCTAAACTCTATGGGagtgtgcctatgttcccacatttctaagacatTTTTGACTCACTAAAAATTAGGCCCCTATGTTCCCACCTGtccttttttataaatttttatcagattttatcccgctttctcccaatttggtagccaattacacccaaccctTTTATCCAGTAGAAATGGACCTCaaatggaatgtaaccctaaccctaacatagggcctaattgtAAGACaagtcttagaaatgtgggaacatagggctgacaccaaacacaaacaatacacaatatACAACACAAAATAACCAACAGTAGAAAAAGGTCAAGATatcaaagctcaacttgaatGGAAAGCCAATGCATAGTAATGGGTCTTAAGCAAGAACTTGAATGTTTCAATGGTCCGAGCTGTTCTTATGTAAATAGGTAAACTAttccagaggtttggagcagCCAATGAAAAGGCTCGGCcacctttgttttttaaagcgtaactctcgccaaaatgcattctagggtatttttgttaatgtacatgagtcaaactttagtttaaaagcatatttaggaccgaatcgccacttttaacaTTCACCGTATTGTGGTGAGTTGCTCAaatactttctttttagtaaatctgtgtacacaaagaatgttgtcaatgctttggttaaggtgtagagctcctggtgatacttggagcaaagtttcatgttgtgtcgagccttcttagtatttcgaaaatagctattttgagactagaATGAGCCCctatcactcccattcaaaaggccatttgacccaaaaacgagaatacggtgatTCTCAAAAATGGCTattcggtcctaaatatgcttttaaactaaagtttgactcacgtacattaacaaaaataccctaggatgcattttggcgagagttatgcTTTAACCTGGATCTGGGCACATTGAAGAGCATCTGATTGGAAGACCTCAGTGCTCTGACATGTGTGTGGACATGTAAGAGCTCCGATAAATAAGAAGGCGACAACCCCTTTAAGATTTTGAAaacaattaatacaattttaaattcaatcctgaaacaaacaggaagccagtggagcgtGGCCAAAACCGGTGTAAGTTACAGAAGTCTAAACGGAGtgtaataaatgcatgtatgacTCTTTCAAAGTCTTTGCGTAGCAGGAGCATGagaaatgcaacaatgcataaaattaaaagcatgtgaatatactctacatgtctggctcTTGATTTGATTCTCTGAGTCTTtagtgaaactgagtttgacctccctgttataaataaataaatgaaatgtggTGAACTCTTTGGTCCTGTTACCTGTCCAGGTAGCTGTCCACGGTTCTTGTCCTGCTCCAGCAGGTAGGAGGCGTAGCCCATGTTGTCGCTGCTCACCATGCGGTTGGTGAGGTTCATGCTGACGGCGTGGACGGCGAACCAGCTGTCGGGAAGAGACCGAGTCATACGGACAGTGGAAGGTAAGacttcattcattttaaattaaatagctGTAACAGTCACTATGTTTACATGACCAgaatatttcattattattccgaatatgacaatattcagaATTTGATGCAGGTCATGTAACTGGCTAGCCTGAAAAGCCAGCCCCACATacatttttaagaatgactttagtgtcattctttgttcttttctcaaagaaaagctgaactccaagtcttccagaagcagcagccataagccccgcccaccaactgtatacacgatgtgattggcctgaccagagtttgttttttcctgCTCACAAGCCAaaggagagttgctagacgaccctggctgcaaattacatttgctgtccctagggtgcgtctagatttctagacaGTAACTGGCATATTCTGTTTGGATATTctttaaaaaagcttttttccaaatatagcatTTCTGACAAAGAGAAATTGTGATATGCCAGTAGTATTAGGGTTTTAGAAAAAGCATTCTCTGGACCTACATACGTATACAATGTATTCAGAATCTGCGTTTCAATTCGTTTTGACCAaagtttgtgacagtttacaGTTTACAGCCAACATTTTGCATGGCTACAGTAGAGATGCATGGCTGTGGTAGAGATGCATGGCTACGGTAGAGATGCATGGCTGTGGTAGAGATGCATGGCTACGGTAGAGATGCATGGCTACGGTAGAGATGCATGGCTACGGTAGAGAGGCATGGCTGTGGTAGAAATGCATGGCTGTGGTAGAGATGCATTGCTGTGGTAGAGATGCATGGCTGTGGTAGAAATGCATGGCTGTGGTAGAGATGCATGGCTGTGGTAGAGATGCATGGCTGTGGTAGAGATGCATGGCTACGGTAGAGATGCATGGCTGTGGTAGAGATGCATGGCTGTGGTAGAGATGCATTGCTGTGGTAGAGATGCATGGCTACGGTAGAGATGCATGGCTGTGGTAGAGATGCATGGCTGTGGTAGAGATGCATTGCTGTGGTAGAGATGCATGGCTACGGTAGAGATGCATGGCTGTGAGAGATGCATGGCTGTGGTAGAGATGCATAGCTACGGTAGAGATGCATGGCTGTGGTAGAGATGCATGGCTACGGTAGAGATGCATGGCTGTGGTAGAGATGCATGGCTGTGGTAGAGATGCATGGCTGTGGTAGAGATGCATGGCTGTGGTAGAGATGCATGGCTGTGGTAGAGATGCATGGCTACGGTAGAGATGCATGGCTACGGTAGAGATGCATGGCTACGGTAGAGATGCATGGCTGTGGTAGAGATGCATGGCTGTGGTAGAGATGCATGGCTACGGTAGAGATGCATGGCTGTGGTAGAGATGCATTGCTGTGGTAGAGATGCATGGCTACGGTAGAGATGCATGGCTGTGGTAGAGATGCATGGCTGTGGTAGAGATGCATGGCTGTGGTAGAGATACATGGCTGTGGTAGAGATGCATGGCTGTGAGATGCATGGCTACGGTAGAGATGCATGGCTGTGGTAGAGATGCATGGCTACGGTAGAGATGCATGGCTGTGGTAGAGATGCATGGCTGTGGTAGAGATGCATGGCTGTGGTAGAGATGCATTGCTGTGGTAGAGATGCATGGCTACGGTAGAGATGCATGGCTGTGGTAGAGATGCATGGCTGTGGTAGAGATGCATGGCTACGGTAGAGATGCATGGCTACGGTAGAGATGCATGGCTGTGGTAGAGATGCATGGCTATGGTAGAGGTACATGGCAGAGAGACAAAGCTGATCATAAgctgtaaacaggcaagaggccatAAACCgtcacaaactgcagtaaaaacccagattgagacaCAGGCTGCATCTCATGTCCCTTATTTGATTCCTCCTCAGGGAAgaccgtctcaaagctcttatttctgcccgaGGACTGAGCATTGAGGAGCAAGGAGCGAGCAttgaggagggatcatcgaggagctatggacctttttcacagcagacatgttgacttgtcatagtaggaagagcacagctgagattgataaccttaatgatggctcagttccatcaagtgtccctcccagtaagatatttcagtgagtcagcatgcacaataccaggacctctcctaagtggaatgcagccatcattaatggttttgaatacacctgtgctgttcctactatgacatgtcaacatgtctgccctgaaaaaggtctataggcGAGGATaaagagagcagccttcctggaagccgtgcagttgaaggagttgctaactcggCCCAAACAGCTGACTATTCATGCaacgctgtatacatgtccaaagaatgctaaGACCTAAATAATACCGTCATATCACACATGTGGTGGACAAAGGTGGAATGtcatgtgcatgtaaacacagtcACTGTCTTGTTGTTAAGGAGTGTGTGTTCTTACCTGAGCATACCGATCCCGTCTCCGTCTAGACCCGTGAACTTCAGCACCAACACTTGTTTATCTGTGTTCCACTTATACCTGACGGGATCAAACACAACAGCTCTCTTTAAGGATCGCtttactaggggtgggaatctcttTGCACCTCACGATTCCGATTCAGAGGCCAACGATACGATTCTAAACCCATTATCGATGCATCGAGATGCAAcaatttttttatgtacatttccatgcgtgatttttaaaaatatacatataaatctgaGTTTGCTAATCATTTCCTAGACAAAGCAGCTAGACAAAGCTTAgattttgacatactgtatatttgtaacatatatttatatataacatactgtaagttttaatgaaatgttttgtctactgAGGTTTTTATTGTGTAGACATTCCTTAAGGCTTAAGCCTTAAACATGATTGTGAAAGTCCCCTTCTCTCCCAGTAATCTTCCATGTCAGAGGCTCAGTCATGTTTAAAGCTGGAGAATTGGCTTCTTAGAACATGAAACATGAGGTGATCAGATGCATGTGATACAGTAGATGAACAGCCTATATGTATTTTGcctaattatttttattttattttatgtatgtcttattaGACCATGtgtatcaaaatgtaatttttttcccttttggcaatttttgtgtgttttttctgcaCTCTTGCCTAAACTCTAAGTTGTTGTCCGTTATCCCGTCCTCTTTCAGTCactctgttttctgatttgtacttgtctggtgacagtaacttttaaataaaaagaaaacatttataaaaagaaaaaagaaaaatctattatTAACTTATCTGAATCGAGAATCGAATCATTCTAGAGAGAATCGCGATGCATCTAAGAATCAATTATTTTTCCCACCCCCTAGTCTTTACATGGTGGAAGGAAAGTTTAGGAATACATTGTCTCcctgaaatacaaacaaaattgAAGGTACCATATCATgcccattttcaggttcatacttgtattttgtgtaacCCCCCATCTTCTAACCATGTAACAGGTATGTACCTGTGTCTCTCGTCCTCAGGGTTATTCAGGTAGGAGTGAGGACTTCTGTTCAGGCTGCTGCCGTCCAGCTCTCCTCGGCTCCTGTAAATCCTGCCCGGCTTCATGCTACCGTGGGCTATGTCTATGCTCTGGAAACAAGGTTAGACTTTCAGAAATACAGTTTATGTTACGGTAAAAAGGAGAGTTCTCTGCGtttctgcagaccacaacaatccagtgcaaccaaggcaggacacaacagtataaaataacaaaaagattgccagtgcaacacagatgtcttcttacttgatggttttatttcttaaggtgcataacagtgactaaagTTTCGATGTaaggttacatcttcatcagagtccttggAGAGAATGGGCAATGAAGCCCTTAATAAGAATCATCAACAGGTGTCATTGTGCACAAGAGGGGTGGTGAAGACACCCATCTCAACCAAGGTGTTACACTAATTCAcattagtcactgttatgcaccttaagaaataaaaccatcaagtaagaagacatctgtgttgcaccggcaattcTTTAGTTATTTTATAGAGTTTATGTTAAGTTGGGTTATGTACAGAACATACTCTCGAAACAAGGTTTAATCCATATCCATTTCCAAggtcaccagactccatgtaaataatcactacttttaggcaaggcaaggagaggcaaggcaaggcaaggcaaggcagctttatttgtatagcacttttcagcaacagggcaattcaaagtgctttacataaaacattaaagagcagttagaaaacaattaaaaaacaataataaacaaattaaaaacattaaaagacaagaataaaattgatagtgcagtataagaataaaagttacagtgcagtataagaaattaaagttaataaaatagattatttaaagaaaagcaacatcaaaaagacaggtctttagcttagatttaaaagaactgagagttgcagcggacctacaggtttctgggagtttgttctgcttccccctgtttagttcttactctggggacaacaagtagacctgtcccagaccaaataaattgtggaagaatctaatacgcagggcccaggcttgtcttggaaaaagtcatggacccggcccatatcagttaatgcttgctgcattttgcacacaagcatccttatcagtttggggagaaggagttaactgccgtccttgaggagggataggtgcctggcgttttacgatgggagaaggaaggggagcatacttggttccagcatttaccagctgcttcatctggtcagtgaactccaacatggggatgggggaaagaggggagagggacGTACagtatccttaaagaggtcctcaaagcttttgtggttgtcaaaggggtttgaggagtgttggacgggtgagatggggggttgagatttctcatctccgctctttggtctcccatggtcaaatctttgctcaggtgggggctgtggtggctcactgccgcactttgttgtgtcttcctcttgttttggttcatcttgtctcgtgtccttggccaagggagcagatgtgtggtgcagaaagtaaagtaggctagaggtgaacagctttactcctggcttgttaaggaatagtccatctgctttaaaaagatgtctgcagccccagaaaatgttaaaattgtcaatgaactgcatagaatggttgttgatacatgcagttgaaagccatctgttcagtgccaacagtctgccgaatctctcagctcctcctctgactggcggtatagggccactgacaaacacctttgcgtttagggagctgactgcgttcagcagattcataaagtcacgattcagcacttcagacttttgctttacaacatcatttgaccctatatgcagtataatgttcttcacagttgggtgtgctgctacgatatctgggattctttgggccaagtcagacaccatgtatttgggaaaacagagtattttggtgtttttactgctttttatatctttcacagcagagtcacccacaatcagagtttggggcccagtcattagctttctctgtagctttttacttttagaattgctctcagtccttaccctgctgtgtgacgatgagacgtaatcgaggtcatgtccagggtcctgcagcagaggagcaaatctgttcttcacctgcacactcatttgttggggaggcattttgttgctgattttcccttttgcagctgtccacggccgtgtcctactaagtacaggggttgaagaggcgctctgcctggggggtaatgcaggccagccggtcgtatcacaaatctcagggcgctgtgccctgcccgttagtcgtcctcccatttcccaggaaaatgatttactcttaggctttgcaccaaaagagctccagggaggactgccacttgtagatttattatccgttccacagccctcctgtttctttgtggtcatgctggtgctagttagccgtgtgttagcatgcttttgtccattgttttgggtcactggtaaagtggtgtcatttccacctgatccgttcacttccatatttacttctaaccggtaaattttggtttccagaactgcaatcttctgaaggagtttgtagtagtcctctatggagaagggtggcatcttgctgctaactagctttagctacagtcactttaggacaggcttgagctattggtaggccacgctcacgcagaaaaatattaaaatatgacaatagcctactatgtctacaaaaaatgtatagtccagtgatttataagtatccaagagccgctgctcatagtttctctcagaggaaaagcaagattatcagcagaaatatgcaagcagaagcaggagcaagcaatagagcatctgcactgtaagaagcaggaagtaTAGTATctattttagtgtgtatagagccagcatatctccaccagactccatgtaaataatcaggacttttagcgtgtatagagccagcatatctccaccagactccatgtaaataatcaggacttttagcgtgtatagagccagcatatctccaccagactccatgtaaataatcaggacttttagcgtgtatagagccagcatatctccacatgtaaatgggtgaattaagggtttatttcaaccaaaccagagtggtgattgttggaacagtggaacaatgaaccaagatggcttttgatagttttatttagtttctgtccactttgaatgaaatgtgttttactctgataaaagtcctgattatttacatggagtctggtggagtttggtgatggtgatttcggggctgtttcatgttaaactaaaaggatcttactctttaactaaaaggtctatctctgtagggatccatcccataatgttgtcagacacttagaataataatttgagtctgtcagcagcaacaacagaacttttagtggactctaactgatgCTGTACATTTGTCctgttacattacagcttggttcttgtttaatactggaccagtttcagagattgttgttccatcagacactcagacacagaaacatggagACATAGGGTCCAGGgtgaaaaaaaacctttaagtTACATGAATTTGACAATGACTTACTTTAAGTAAAATGAGAACAGAGGGAATGGAAATGTAAACTTGTGTGCAGCTGTACTGTGTGTCGACCGATCAataaatcacacaaacacagacatacacatacacacacacacacacacacacacacacacacacacacacacacacacacacacaccttgacgATGCCTTTGACCAGCGGCTCGATGGACGCCTTGATGTAACCTTTGCTGGTGATCATGAACAGTGTGTACTGGAAGAATCCGGCCGGTCCAGAATGAGTGTGAGTCCCACTCAGAACTACGTTATCTTGTCGGTACAGATCCCCATACTTCACCTTCAGCGCCTGCagaacctacacacacacacacacacacacacacacacacacacacacacacacacacacacacacacacacacacacacacacacacaaaagacagagagacacattatGTGtttatagggctgggtattgccAATGATTTACCAAATAGATGAtgattcacaaggtcccgattcgattacatttccaatttgatattgatattgaggATTTAcactgcgtgcgtgtgtgtgtgtgtgtgtgtgtgtgtgtgtgtgtgtgtgtgtgtgtgtgtgtgtgtgtgtgctgctgtgcgtccctgtgtgtgtaacaagcatagtgtgcgtgtgcacgagcctaggagcattttactaatgctctgttaaaataacaatgaaatgctgcattattgactttagaccaggtttttgttggtcaatggagcgatcacttcccactgcctcaagatagcaatactcccagaatgcacctgaacacacctccctgtaagaccaacacacccagaatgcacctgaacccacctccctgtaagaccagcacacccagaatgcacctgaacccacctccctgtaagaccaacacacccagaatgcacctgaacacacctccctgtaagaccagcacatccagaatgcacctgaacgcacctccctgtaagaccagcacatccagaatgcacctgaacgcacctccctgtaagaccagcacacccatgtgccacagatgggcgcaggtgcatttgttatttaaacgacgtgggcgctggaagTGAAACTGACAATTgcatcggtcttaaactagcaaagacactaattgtgtcgggctttgcgctgcgctgggtgcaagatagggccctgtgtgtttttgtgtgtgtgttcacctcCAGTCGTAGCCTTTGTGATATCATTCCTACATCTGCGGTGACGAACACGACTCTCCGCCTCCCGTCGTCGATGACGAAGGCTCGGCTGTACAGGCGAGTGTGTATGCCTGCAGCCGTCTGATCAGGGCTGGCATAACCcatctgaaaaacacacacacagatacaagaCTTGGTAGTAGAAAGTCCTCTTTAcaaatacagtgggggaaataagtatttgaccccttgctgattttgcaggtttgcccacttacaaagaatgcaaaaatctacaattttaatcatatgtacattctaacagtgaaagacagaatcccaaagaaaattccagaaaatcacatcatatgaatttattaaaattgataaccatctgataaggaaaaacaagtatttgaccccctggacaaacagcatgttaatattttgtagaaaagccattattggccagcacagatgtcaaacggtttttatagttggtgacaaggtttgtgcacatttcggcagggatgttggccctcctcctgcagacagcctccaaatcattcaggttccgaggttgtcgcctggcaacctcaattttaagctccctccaaagattttcaatcggttcatgtctggagactggctaggccactccagaaccttgatgtgcttcttcttcagccactcttttgttgctttggcggtgtgcttagggtcgttgtcgtgctgaaacacccatcctcgacccatctactgagggaaggagatgtcggtccagaattccacgatacatggccccgtccatcctccccccaatacgatggagttgtcccgtccccttggctgaaaagcaccccaaaagcatgatgttgccaccaccatgcttgacggtggggatggtgttctttgggttgtactctgtgttctttgccctccaaacacgacgagttgagttgaggccaaaaagttctattttggtctcatctgaccacatcagcttcttccaggcctcttctgagtcgtccaggtggtgaatggcgaacttcatgcgggcctgtacatgtttcttcttgagcagggggaccttgcgtgcgctgcaggatttcaatccatgacgggcgtagtgtgttaccaaccgtttcttttgtaactgtggtcccagctgccttcagttgattcatcagttccccccttgtggttttgggatgattcctcaccgttcgcatgatcagggacaccccacgaggcaagatcttgtgtggaggcccagaccgagggaggttagGCGGTgttgtggtgcttcttccatttcctgataactgcaccgacagttgatcttttctctcaagttgctttccgattctcttgtagcccatcccagccttgtgcagatcaacaatcttgtccctgatgtccgtagaaagctctttggtcttgcccatggtggggatgttggatgctggttgtttgggtgttgacaggtgtcttttatacaggtaacgaggtgaggcaggtgtatttgatgtagataattggttcggattggggctgtgtcttaaagaaaagactaactggcttgtaggagccagaatacttgctgtttgtccagggggtcaaatacttgtttttcctcatcagatggttatcaattttaataaattcatatgatgtgattttctggaattttctttgggattctgtctttcactgttagaatgtacatatgattaaaattgtagatttttgcattctttgtaagtgggcaaacctgcaaactcagcaaggggtcaaatacttattt includes:
- the asah2 gene encoding neutral ceramidase is translated as MACRKKVCCGASVLEVTLAVLFTLMTAVSITLIAVMATRKTDTGPEPTLPPSPEPTLPPSPETPHKPYLIGVGRADCTGPPAEIPLMGYASPDQTAAGIHTRLYSRAFVIDDGRRRVVFVTADVGMISQRLRLEVLQALKVKYGDLYRQDNVVLSGTHTHSGPAGFFQYTLFMITSKGYIKASIEPLVKGIVKSIDIAHGSMKPGRIYRSRGELDGSSLNRSPHSYLNNPEDERHRYKWNTDKQVLVLKFTGLDGDGIGMLSWFAVHAVSMNLTNRMVSSDNMGYASYLLEQDKNRGQLPGQKGDFVAGFSSSNLGDVSPNTKGPHCANTGLPCDYLNSSCPVGGTKMCKAFGPGDDMFDSTRIIGHNIYSKAKELYANAVEEVTGFLHSAHQWVNMTDVTVQINDTHTVTTCPPALGHSFAAGTTDGGGDLNFTQGDSTGDPFWDGIRDAILGKPSNQTQACHHPKPILLNTGEMNWPLPWHPQIVDVQMITIGSVAVVAVPGEMTTMSGRRIREAVKQTVEKPQGQLGYTSITVAISVNLKSAVFSMESGSRP